TCCCTCTCCCTTCTTACCCTCGATTTCACcttcttctcccattttctctTAAGGaatcaaacaaaggaaaactagtttggaatagTGTTTTCCCTTGGGAAAtatttccatggaaaatcattttgcactgagaatattttacaccaaaccaaacgaagccttagcaacATTCAAGTCTAGTAAGTGCagtattgtaaaaaaaaaaaggtgtttTCTGTATCAGTTAATTTTACAAGTATTATAATGAAGTAGTAACATGGAAATGCCACTAAAAAAATtgggttttttgttttttaggtTCTTACATGCACAAATCTGCCTGAACATGTGTTAGACTACAATCCTGACACTACATTGCACCACCTCAGTTATGCCAAAGTTGAAATTGTGAGTGCTTCTAGTACAGAGCTGAAGGTGATTGAGTTTTTGCTTGCCTGCTCCCCTGTGCTTGAGAAATTATACGTACATCCACGCTTCCACGACGACGAGGCCTCTAAATTAATTAGGATGTTAATGCAATCAAACCGGTTACGTAGAGCATCACGAATGGTGGAAGTCATCTGGCCAGAAAACCTGTTGCCAAAAATATCTGTTCAGGTTGCCACCTCATCTTCTTCTACTTCAGGTTCGTCTTCCGAATCCTTTGAAGAGTCTAGTGACTCAGAATAGTTTCAGGTTCGTCTTCTGAAACCTTTCAAGAATCTAGTGACTCAGATTAGTTTCTGGTTTTGTAAGTTGAAACAAGGGAGTGAATGAAAGAATGATCATATCATTTGGTTGTTATATCCTGAAATCATAGGCAGAGCTAATGCTTATTTAAGCTGTATATATATTAGAATTGTTATTATTCATGGATTGTTTCTCAATGTGTCTTATTTGTTTCTACTTTAAATTTGGTTAATTCACATTTAAGGTTGCTTCAAAATCTGATTCCTTTGTGCTATTATGTCTATGAATTGGGATTTGAGGGGAATTGGAATTAACTCCCCGGAATATTATGGCGTATGCCAAACTGTTACTGCAGGAAATCAGAGTTGGTGGAGGTTAAAGATGGCTGTAGGCCTGGCCGGGTCAGGCTTCGGGCCTTGGGCCCACACCAAGCCCACTCTGCATCGTGCCGGGGCGGCAGCCTTGCCTGAGTCTAATTTTACTAAAGTCAACGTGTTTGTCGAGGCTTGTCCAGTtgtgttttttccaaaaagaaatgCAGCACAAGCCCGTCCCATGACTTTGTGTTCGGGCCGGGCTTGTTTGTGTCTGTATCGGGATGGGGTTTTTATGTTGGGTCGGGTGGGCCTCGGTCCAATTGAGGTTGTGTCTTCTTGCTTCCCTGACCCTGTCCTTGAGAAATTGTTGAGTATGCAGAACTTTTGTAGAGTATGACAACTTATCAGTATCCCAGTCGTTTGTTATTGGGATGTGCCTTGGTTTTGCACGAAAATGCTAAACTCTTTTTACTAACTTAGCCTTCAATGTAATAGCGGGAGGGCGAAGAGGccaatatctgatatgtatttcaagatacatatcaccgcactaaacgacaaaatagagaTAAGACAAAAATGAAAGTAGGTgccattttttaaaaaacagatgtcattttccaaaaatggatgccattttttaaaaaaattgattttgtccTTTAGCGTTTGTCTTATCAGATATTtgtgaaatacatatcagatattgaTTTATATATCCTCGTAATAACGGGTAATATGTATTTGTCTTTTAGTGGGTAATATGTATTTGTGAAATACATACCAGATATTGATTTATACTTCCTCGTAATAGCGGTGTGCAAACATTCTAGCAAATTAATTTTGGACATCTTCAAATAATCGAGAAATTAAATGAAGATAACAATTACTTTACTAGGAGAAAAAAATCAACAgcttaaaagataaattaaaccTACGAAAAATCTATATACAATTGATTGAACAACAACaaagataagttcaaatattaCTACTCTAATTAAAAATCTCACTATATCGTGGTCGCTTGCTCATTGAACTAGGCAAGGGAGGAAGTTGCGGAGTACGCGCCACTTGTGGCGGCGAAGGATTCGACCACTGAGGCACGGGTCCGGCCACCATAAGTGACTCAAGAAGCGGGCCCGCCTCCATCACAGCCTGTAGAAGTTTCCCTTTCTCGGGCCTGGGCCTCCCGTTTGCTAAATTCTCCAATATTGTATTACTAGGGTCATATTCGTAACTTGAGCTAGCACAGTTCAGGTTTTCAGAGTAGTAGAACTCGGGTGAAGATCCGATGGAAAAATACGGGTCCATGGACGATGATGGTGTAGTCGGGTTTGAATAGTTAGTCATGCCCGTATTGACATTCGGGTTAAAGTTCCAACTGTTATGCACAAcagattgttgttgttgttgggttggTGGAGTGATTGACGGGTTAGAGGTATTCGGATAATCCATGATGGATGATGGTGTAGTCGGGTTTGAATGGTTAGTCATGCCCGTATTGACTTTCGGGCTAAGGTAATTGTTATGCCTaacatgttgttgttgttgtagagTGATTGTTGTTGGGTTAGAAGTATTCGGAAAATCCATGATGGATGATGGTGTAGTCGGGTTTGAATGGTTAGTTATACCCGTATTGCCATTCGGGCTAAGGTTCAAACTGTTATACATAGCAtattggtgttgttgttgttgggttggAAGAGTGATTGACGGGTTAGAAGTATTTGGATAATCCATGATGGATGATGGAGTAGTCGGGTTTGAATAGTTAGTTATACCCGTATTGACATTCGGGCTAAGGTTCCAACTGTTATACATACcagattgttgttgttgttgggttggTAGAGTGATTGATGGGTTAGAGGTATTCGGATCCGTTATGACTTGACCCATAATAGAGCTTATATTGGGTTGTTCTTGTTTATTCGGGTGGGTTGTTGTCATTATAGTATGAGGCTTAAGCTTCATCATTTGTCTGCGTAATTGGTCTTTTGCTTCATCTCTTTCCTTATAAGCAATCTCCAAAAGATAAATCAATTTTTTGATGTTCtcattgttaatttgtgtttgtTGAAATCTTTGTTCTTTTGCTATTGCTAGTTCGTTTGTCACACGGTAGAGTTGCATCTTTAGATCATCATTGCTCTGCAAAACGTACATTTAATTAGCACATACTAATTCCGTTTCATAAAAGTTACtatttgcataaatattaaaacaaaacggaaaatttggttgaatataataacaAATGGATGAAATTAGAGAAGTGTGTAAAACGGAGGGTGAGTATAGGAAAAAAGAGTACTCAGAAAATAAGTGAAAgtttgtaaatattgtgggtaAGGGTAAGATAGTAAATTGTCATATCCTAAAACAGAATAAAGCAAAGGTAAGTAACAATATGAAACGTACTAAGGGTGAGTTTCATTTACCTAATTTTCACTTCTTTTTtcttcctgaacttatcttatctggacttatctgaacttattaaaatttatcaaaacttattttagttataagttgtacttcgtcaacccttattttatctgaacttatctaaactcattttttctgaaataagtggaaataaggtgaacaaaatagggcctaaaaatgaaaatataaatGATAAACGGAGGTAGTCAAGTGATAAACATAAAATTAAGATTTAAGACACAGGACAACAGAATAAGAACGAACATGATAACAAGATTCTGAGTTTTATCCAACATTTGGAAGAAAACTTAGAGATCAAACGAAGACAAAACTCAACTTAACAACATGAAACCTAATTAATGGGAGACCAAAAAGAAGAGGAAATCCGTACAACATTCTATAGTTTTACTTGTCCTATTTGACCTAAAAATTTCGCATAAAAAATGGTAAAAAAAGGTAAGTAAAACGAGACCGAGAAAGTATGTACTACGTAtattaataattgaattggaTGAATAAATTTTGGTAAAAGTTCTCATAAAAAATGGTAAAAAAAGCCAAGTAAAACGAGACTGAGAGATCGAGTATGTACTAGGTAGattaataattgaattggaTGAATAAATTTTGGTAAAAGTTCTCATAaaaaatggtaaaaaaaaagcCACGTAAAACGAGACCGAGAAAGTAAGTACTGCATagattaatactccgtaatatattagatgaataaattttgaaGGAGATCAAAGAATATAATGTAAGAAAGAATGAGCGAAAGAAGAACAAACCTGATCAAAATCCCACAAAAGAGTTAAATCTTCCACATTTTCCAAGCTATCCATAGTCTTCTTCTACGTAACTTTTAAATCAATATTATGAACTTAATATGAGTTTAGAAGAAAAGGGGAGAAATTTTAAGAGTGTAAAAGAATTGTATATTGgtgaattataattaataatcgTAGAAGATTTTATAATAAAGACAAGAAAAAAGGCGGTGGGGATTAAGAATTTGATGATTTTATCCATATAAGATGTtaaaaatatgttttattaaaagGAAATAGGTTTTAAAACATTCCATAATATTTAAACAATTACCTTAATTAATTCCTAGCTCATTTCCTTTTGTTTTTATAATATTTGACtaatttttcattttgattttatttaccTTTTATATCTTCACTTTCTTTCCTTAAATGGTTTCATAATTCTTTCCATGTGTAATTTCGTAGGTAGTTTATTTGTGGAAAGCAAATATTTGCTAGAATTTCCTTTATATTGTGGAAGATATTGAgatttttttcttcaattttcttAGGGTTTGATTTTCCAAAAAATCTACATGttgctatatatatatatgctgaTTTCGGGCAAAAATTTCTTTCTTGTTATATATAAATGATTTTTTAGAAGAGAGTGtatctttattattttaacATTTTTGATGATCAGATTGTTCTTTCGTGCCATATTTTTATTGTTAGGATATCTTTTACGGAGTATTGTTTATGGAATACTTCAATTACTGTAACTGAGCCGCGAGGCTACTTTATTTATTCTCCAATTATActtttttccttttattcaaCACTTATTTCtttttacggttttttcatgaaatgcccctgaggtttaacgaaatgcaccaaatacactcgcgtgtttcaaattacataatatacccctatttaaacttatttgaacCAAATGCCCTTAGacttaacggaagtctaacACCGTTAGTCATTAGTTTGAATTATCCCTTAATCAACctaattgattaataattaaCCCCTAATTAATAATTTACTCCATTATgcattttctttaatttaatttttttctcttttttctttattttcactcACCCCCTTCCTTCTCTTCTGGTTCAACAAGCTCAACAACAATCCATCCCCTTCCCTCCTGGTTCCACCACCATCGACCACCGACTTCCGTCTCACCGACCACCGACTTCCGCCCCACCGATCTCCGCCCACACCACCACCGAGCCCCGCTTCAATCTAACTCCCGTACAAAAAATCTTCAATCTAAATTCTCATTTTTTTCCCCAAATTGTCTCAATTCGATTTCTAGAAATGCGAATTATATGTTGGTGGAAGTATAGGACAGCAGCACATAGAATTAGAGAAGAGAAGAGGAAAAAGTTAATTTTGTAGCTAGAATTTCAGTTTttcgttcttcagttttcttcTTCGTTTTTCCTTGCCTTCTTtctggatttttttttgttttgattctGTTCGCACATAGCAGCAACAACATCGTAATTATGAGATATAGCAGCAGCGATTAGTAGAGATTAGAGAACCTAGTAATTCTATTTTGGTTTTTAGATTTTCGATTATAGGATTAGAATTCAGAAATTTCGAATTCATTTTCTATTGTTCTTGAGTCTGTTCTTCAATTTCCATAAATTGTGTTACGAATGGGATTTTAGCCACGGCTTTACCATCGAACTATGAATTGAGCAATCCAAAAACCATGAAGAGAACGAGCACAACGACGACactggatttgaacttgaagagTGAGAGATCTTGGCTTGCGTCTTTAAGGCTGGTTTCGACTTCTTCTTGGTTTTTGTTCTTGAAGATTGAATCTGGGTTTTCAAGGTTTCAATTTTTTGAGGATTTGTCAATGGATGAGGATTTAAGGGATTTTCAAATTCAGTTTCTAATGGTGTTGAGATTCTCGAACCAGAAGAGAAGGAATAGGTGAttgaaaa
This Spinacia oleracea cultivar Varoflay chromosome 6, BTI_SOV_V1, whole genome shotgun sequence DNA region includes the following protein-coding sequences:
- the LOC130463702 gene encoding uncharacterized protein, coding for MDSLENVEDLTLLWDFDQSNDDLKMQLYRVTNELAIAKEQRFQQTQINNENIKKLIYLLEIAYKERDEAKDQLRRQMMKLKPHTIMTTTHPNKQEQPNISSIMGQVITDPNTSNPSITLPTQQQQQSGMYNSWNLSPNVNTGITNYSNPTTPSSIMDYPNTSNPSITLPTQQQQHQYAMYNSLNLSPNGNTGITNHSNPTTPSSIMDFPNTSNPTTITLQQQQHVRHNNYLSPKVNTGMTNHSNPTTPSSIMDYPNTSNPSITPPTQQQQQSVVHNSWNFNPNVNTGMTNYSNPTTPSSSMDPYFSIGSSPEFYYSENLNCASSSYEYDPSNTILENLANGRPRPEKGKLLQAVMEAGPLLESLMVAGPVPQWSNPSPPQVARTPQLPPLPSSMSKRPRYSEIFN